The DNA window CGACGTCCAGGGAGACCACGCCGCCTGACCCGTCGGCCGGCGGCCTCCCCTCGAGACCGGTGAGAGCTGGGCTCTCCGCGCGATGAGAGCGGGCTCATGCCCGTCTCAACCCCGACTCATCGGAGCACTGCACGATCTGCGAGCATGACGACGCTCGCCCTTCCTCTCCTCGCCCCTCGCGCCGCACTGGTGCGTGCCGGCCGCGCGACCGCGCTCGCCGGTGCGGCCCTGGGGATGTGGTTCGCGACCCCCGGATGGCCCACCGACCAGCGGATCGTGGTCATCGCCCTCGCGGCGGCGAGCGCCGCCTGGATCGCCACCACGATCGATGACACCGTGATCGCCCTCGTCGCGGTCACCGCGCTCGCCCTCTCCGGGGCGCTCCCCACTGCGGATCTCTTCAACGCGCTCGGTCACCCGACGATCTGGCTGCTCATCGGCTCCTGCATGATCGCCGCCGGGCTCACCGCCTCGGGCGTCGCCAAACGGGTGGCACTGCGGGTCGTCGCCGGATCACGGAGCGTCCGCGGGCTCTGGTACCGCATGAGCATCGCCCTGATCCTGAGCACCTTCGCGGTGCCCTCCACGAGCGGTCGCGCCGCCCTGGCTCTGCCGATCTTCCGCACGCTGGCCGGCGTGATGCCGCGCGGGCACCAGGTGGCGCTCTCCCTGCTCGTCCCCGCCGTGATCCTGCTGTCGGCCTTCGGCTCGATCCTCGGCGCCGGAGCGCACCTCATCGCCGCGAGCCTGGTGGAGGCCACCACCGGCACCCGGATGTCGTTCCTGTGGTGGCTGCTGCTGGGCGCTCCCGTCGCCGTCGTGTCCTCGTTCGCGACCTGCGAGGTGATCCTGCTGAGGTTCCTCTCCCGCGAGGACCGTCGCCTCGACGTCACTCCCGTCGCCGCTGCTCTCGCCGGAGCCGGCCGGCGAGGCCGGTTCTCCGCGGCCGAGCTCCGTTCCCTCGCGACGCTCGGCGTCGTCATCGCGCTCTGGCTGTCAGAGCCGCTCCACGGAATCGATCCGGCCCTGATCGCGCTCGCCGGAGGCGTCGTGGCCGTGGTGCCGGGCCTCGGGACGGTCGCCTCGAAGCAGGCCTTCGCCCAGGTCCCCTGGCAGCTGCTGCTCTTCCTCGCGACGACGATCGCGCTCGGGAGCGCGCTCGTACAGACCGGTGCGGCACAGCGGATCGCCGACGCCACGCTCGGCTCTCTCGCCGGGGCACGCCCGGCGCTCGTGCTGGTCGCGATCGTGGTGATCTCCGCGGCCGCTCACCTGGTGGTGCAGTCGCGGTCCGCGCGGGCGACAGTCCTGCTCCCGATCGTGCTGTCCATCGCGGCGGGCGCGGGCATCAACCCGGTCTCCGCGGCGCTGGCCTCCACCGCGGCCGCCGGCTTCTGCCTCACCCTCACCTCCTCCGCCAAGCCCGTCACGATGTTCAGCGACGTGCCCGGCATCGCCACCTTCGACCGCCCACGCCTGCTGGCGCTCGCCGGGATGACGGCTCCGCTCGTGATCGGGCTGGTCCTCCTCTGCGCCGCCTGGTTCTGGCCGCTGCTCGGAGTCCCCTTCCTGAGCCCCGTCGGCATCCGCTGACCTGCACACCCACCGATGAAGGAGTTCGTCATGCGTCATCTCTCCACCCCCACCGTCCTCGTGGCCCCGAGCGGATTCAAGGAGTCCCTGGGCGCCGGTGCCGTCGCCGAGGCGATCGCCGACGGCGTCCAGCGCGTCCTGCCTGGCGCGATCATCCGCCGGATGCCGCTCATCGACGGCGGCGAGGGGACCGCCAGGGCCCTCGTCGAGGCCACCGGCGGCACCCTGCACGAACTGACCGTGACCGGCCCGGTCGGCGATCGGATCCCGAGCCACTTCGGGATGCTCGGCGACGGCCAGACGGCGGTGGTCGAGATGGCCGCCGCCGCAGGGCTCAGCCTCGTGCCGCGCGATCGCCGCAACCCGCTGAGGACCACCACCTATGGCGTCGGCGAGCTCCTCCTCGCCGCCCTCGACGCCGGGGCCACGCGCATCCTGGTCGGCTGCGGGGACTCCGGCACCTCGGACGGCGGTGCCGGCGCGCTCCAGGCACTCGGGGCGCGGCTGCTCGACGAGGAGGGCCGCGAGCTGGGCCTCGGTGCCCGACGTCTCGGCAGGCTCGACCGCATCTACGTGCACGGCCTCGATCCTCGGCTGGAGGACGTGGGCATCGACATCGCCTGCAACCCGACCAACGTGCTCACCGGCCCCCGCGGGGTGGCCCGAGTGTTCGGGCCGCAGAAGGGGGCGACGCCGAAGCAGGTCGATCGGCTGGCCAAGCACCTCAAGCACTGGGCGCGGGTCCTGGAGCGGGACGTGCTGGTGGAGGCCGGGACGGACCTCCGTCGCGGCCTGGGCACCGGGGCGTCCGGCGGGCTCGGGGCAGGGCTCGCCGCGATCGGCGGGGCGCTGCACCCGCGCTTCGACGTCCTGCTGGGTGAGTTCGATCTGGAGGACGCTCTGCGAGGCGCCGATCTCGTGATCACCGCTGAGGGGTCGATCGATGTCCAGACGCCCCACGGGAAGATCCCCTCCGAGGTGGCGCGGCGGGCGGAGGCCGCCGGAGTCCCGGTGCTCGCCGTGGCGGGCACGATCGGTGCGGAGGCGGACTGCGTTCTCGACATCGGGATCGGGGCCGTGCAGGGGATCCTCCCCGCGCCGATGACGCTGGAGGAGGCCTGCGCGCGGGGAGCGGAGCTGGTGGCCGACGCGACGGAGCGGGCCATGCGCATGCTCCTGCTCGGCATCGAGATGGCCGGGCACGAGCAGCACTCTGCTCACCGCACCGCTCCGGCCGGGCTGACCGTTCGGCCCCGCCTCGAGCCGATCGCCGCCTGAGTCGCAGCGGCGAGGGGCAGCGCCCGACCCGATCGTCCGTCGTGGTGGGGCGCTGCACCGCTGTGCGGCCCCGCGGGGTCAGTCCCCGGAACGGCGGGCGGCCACGGCGTCGTCGAGCCGCTCCCGCGCCCCGTCGAGCCACTGCTGGCAGCGTCGAGCGAGCATCTCGCCGCGCTCCCACAGGCCGATGGAGTCCTCGAGGCCGCCCTGGCCGGACTCCAGGCGTCGCACCACCTCGACGAGCTGGTCGCGAGCGGCCTCGTAGGAGAGCTCAGCGATGTCCGCAGGCAGGGGGTCGGTCTCCTCGGCCGGGGTGACGCCGGCCGCCGTCGTGTCGGCCGCGGGATCGGTGTCGGGGCTGGTCGGGGTCATCAGGACTCCTCAGTGGGGTCGGCGGGGTCAGGGTTGGACAGCTCGCCGAGGGGCGGCTCGTCGGCGGGAGGCATGTCGGCGGGAGGCGGTGACGCCTCCGTCGGCGGCTGCGCGGGCGGCGTGTACGGGTCGTGCTCGACGCGCTCCACCCCGAAGCGGCCACCGGCCACCCGCACGGAGAGCGCCTGGCCGACGCCGGGCTGGTCGGGGGCTCGGATGATCGTCCCCTCCGCGTCCTGCACCACGGCGTAGCCCCGCTCGAGGGTGGCCAGCGGGCTCAGGGAGCGCACCTGCCGGCCCAGGTGGTCGATCTCGTCGGCCGCACGGTCCAGACGGGAGCCGATCAGGGTGCGGGCCAGGGAGATGCGTGAACGGAT is part of the Brachybacterium ginsengisoli genome and encodes:
- a CDS encoding glycerate kinase family protein, with protein sequence MRHLSTPTVLVAPSGFKESLGAGAVAEAIADGVQRVLPGAIIRRMPLIDGGEGTARALVEATGGTLHELTVTGPVGDRIPSHFGMLGDGQTAVVEMAAAAGLSLVPRDRRNPLRTTTYGVGELLLAALDAGATRILVGCGDSGTSDGGAGALQALGARLLDEEGRELGLGARRLGRLDRIYVHGLDPRLEDVGIDIACNPTNVLTGPRGVARVFGPQKGATPKQVDRLAKHLKHWARVLERDVLVEAGTDLRRGLGTGASGGLGAGLAAIGGALHPRFDVLLGEFDLEDALRGADLVITAEGSIDVQTPHGKIPSEVARRAEAAGVPVLAVAGTIGAEADCVLDIGIGAVQGILPAPMTLEEACARGAELVADATERAMRMLLLGIEMAGHEQHSAHRTAPAGLTVRPRLEPIAA
- a CDS encoding SLC13 family permease, whose product is MTTLALPLLAPRAALVRAGRATALAGAALGMWFATPGWPTDQRIVVIALAAASAAWIATTIDDTVIALVAVTALALSGALPTADLFNALGHPTIWLLIGSCMIAAGLTASGVAKRVALRVVAGSRSVRGLWYRMSIALILSTFAVPSTSGRAALALPIFRTLAGVMPRGHQVALSLLVPAVILLSAFGSILGAGAHLIAASLVEATTGTRMSFLWWLLLGAPVAVVSSFATCEVILLRFLSREDRRLDVTPVAAALAGAGRRGRFSAAELRSLATLGVVIALWLSEPLHGIDPALIALAGGVVAVVPGLGTVASKQAFAQVPWQLLLFLATTIALGSALVQTGAAQRIADATLGSLAGARPALVLVAIVVISAAAHLVVQSRSARATVLLPIVLSIAAGAGINPVSAALASTAAAGFCLTLTSSAKPVTMFSDVPGIATFDRPRLLALAGMTAPLVIGLVLLCAAWFWPLLGVPFLSPVGIR
- a CDS encoding exodeoxyribonuclease VII small subunit; the protein is MTPTSPDTDPAADTTAAGVTPAEETDPLPADIAELSYEAARDQLVEVVRRLESGQGGLEDSIGLWERGEMLARRCQQWLDGARERLDDAVAARRSGD